The genomic DNA TTTTGAAATAAACTAGTGGGCATTAAGCCGGAGCAGGAATAAGTAAACAGCAAGCCACCGGGGCGCAGCATTTGCAGAGCCAAACGGTTAATGTCTTTGTAACCTCGGCTGGCTCGGTTAAGGCTGGCTTTGCTATCAACAAACTTAGGTGGGTCTAGCACGATAATATCGAACTGCTCGTCACCATCTCGGTAGCTGCGTAGCTGCTTAAATACATCGGCATTAAGCTGGGTAATTTTGCTGCTGTCTAAGCCATTTAAACTAACATTTTGCGCGGCTATTTCTAAAGCCGCGTCAGACACATCTACGTTAACGACTTTTTTGGCGCCACCCGCTAGGGCATAAGTGCCAAAGCCGCCGGTATAACAGAAGCAATTGAGTAGCTTTTTGCCTTTGGCCATTTGCCCAACGAGGCGGCGGTTATTGCGTTGGTCGAGGTAGTAGCCGGTTTTATGGCCGGTTTCTACATTGATTAATAGCCGTAAACCATTTTCTTCAATTTCCATGGGTTGAGCGGGAAGCTCTCCATGAATCAAACCTTGTTGGGATTCTAAGCCTTCCTTCTTACGCACATCCACATCGGAACGCTCGTAAATGCAGTCTTCTGGGAAGCAGTGTTTTAGCGCTTCGATTAAGTTGGCGCGTTGAAATTCGGCGCCTGCACTGAGTAGCTGAATCACCAATACATTGGCGTAGCGGTCGATGGTAATGCCGGGCAGTCCATCGTTTTCACCCGCCACCACTCGATAAGCATTGGTAGAGGCAAACTCTGGCAAAATGCTACGTGCGGCTTGAGCCTGCTGTAAGCGCTCGATAAAAAACGCTTGGTCGATAGGCTGGTGTTGGTCAAAGCTCCAAACACGGGCTCTAATTTGCGATTCTGGAGAATAGGCGGCAATGGCAAGGAACTTCCCTTCGGCGCTGTAAACTTCAACGGTTTCGCCAGCTAGCGGTTTGCCCGACACTTTATGAATACCGTTTGAGAATATCCATGGGTGGCGACGCAGTAGGGCTTTGTCGCGCTTGGCTTTTAGGGTGATGATACCGCTCATAATGTTTGTCCTAGTTACTAATGCCGCGCATTATAGACATCTACTTGAGCTTGACCAAGTAGATGTCTGCGGTTTATTCAAGATTATCCCAGCGAGGCTAGCTTGTTTGGCTAAAAATGGGAGTAGTTTTTTTATAGCTTGGCCATGGCTTTGCCATTCATTTCTTTTTCTAGCGCATGGTTTAAGGCTGGGCGCTGGCTGGTGCGCTTGCGGTAATTCATTAATTTTTCAGGCAGAGTTTGCTGAAAGCTTACCGCCCAATTGAGGGTATGGCATAGCAGTATATCGGCGACGCTGAATTGTTCACCTAACAAATACCCGCTCTCGGGGATCCAGCCTTCGGCGATAGCAGCAGCTTGATTAAATTCCCAAGTGGCGGTGTCTATCATTTCAACAATGCGTTGTTCTTCGGGAAGGGCAAAGCGGTGCTTACCCATACTCCATAGGGCTTGCTCTAGCTCGGTGGTGGTAAAACTTATCCAGCGGTGATGTAGGGCAGAGGCTTCACTGCCAGGCTTCGGAAGAAATTGCGGGCCGTATTTCTCGGCCAGATATAAACAAATGGCGGCGGATTCACTGAGCACTAGGTCGCCATCTTTTAGCGCTGGAACCTTACCGCAAGGGTTGAGCGCCAGAAACTCTTCACTGCGCTGTTCGCCAGCTTGAAAGTTAACATAGTGATAGTGCCAATCTAAGCCTAGTTCTTCCAGCATCCAAGAAACACGAAGTGAGCGCGAGCGCGGTAAGCCGTATAAGGTGATCATTACTACTGTCCTTTAAAAGATTGTCATAGGCACTGTATAAAGTAGTTGTTTATGAAGTACTAAGCGAGTTTTTGTTATAAGTTGAAAGTCGCTAGAGTGGTGCTTAAATCTAAGTTTATGCTCTGTGA from Agarivorans gilvus includes the following:
- a CDS encoding class I SAM-dependent rRNA methyltransferase, which encodes MSGIITLKAKRDKALLRRHPWIFSNGIHKVSGKPLAGETVEVYSAEGKFLAIAAYSPESQIRARVWSFDQHQPIDQAFFIERLQQAQAARSILPEFASTNAYRVVAGENDGLPGITIDRYANVLVIQLLSAGAEFQRANLIEALKHCFPEDCIYERSDVDVRKKEGLESQQGLIHGELPAQPMEIEENGLRLLINVETGHKTGYYLDQRNNRRLVGQMAKGKKLLNCFCYTGGFGTYALAGGAKKVVNVDVSDAALEIAAQNVSLNGLDSSKITQLNADVFKQLRSYRDGDEQFDIIVLDPPKFVDSKASLNRASRGYKDINRLALQMLRPGGLLFTYSCSGLMPTSLFQKIVADAAIDAGREMQFLKTLEQAEDHPVAGPYPEGHYLKGFLCRVK
- a CDS encoding glutathione S-transferase family protein, with protein sequence MITLYGLPRSRSLRVSWMLEELGLDWHYHYVNFQAGEQRSEEFLALNPCGKVPALKDGDLVLSESAAICLYLAEKYGPQFLPKPGSEASALHHRWISFTTTELEQALWSMGKHRFALPEEQRIVEMIDTATWEFNQAAAIAEGWIPESGYLLGEQFSVADILLCHTLNWAVSFQQTLPEKLMNYRKRTSQRPALNHALEKEMNGKAMAKL